One genomic window of ANME-2 cluster archaeon includes the following:
- a CDS encoding DNA-directed DNA polymerase II small subunit, producing MQNTDYASFIVEQFAEAGYQIDPDALTLLTEQDTSPSLISQILDSLDESTLVVGPGQIDPAFNTRTTPQPGTEYPMVPRDPDYEDEDEWTGELDVISDITEQSTCVGEYREFVDFFRNRFSRLGDMLRNRGVGFRPIESLNRRKLGLVEGREEVSVIGMVSDLRISKNGHRMIEIEDTTASLRTMVLKNKHDIFEQGQKVMLDEVIGVTGNLSDDGNLLFINSIMWPDMPLRTSSELGERNVSGKAVMISDVHVGSDTFLEDQWLGFIDWLNHGGSVAGNGSVDVKDIRYLVVAGDLVDGIGIYPNQEEELAITDVYEQYKVAADYFNQIPKYIKVIISPGNHDAVRQAEPQPTFPEKIRKMFRPDVVFVGNPAVISMDGVRTLVYHGRSIDDIVANMPGMKYEDPTRPMIEMLRRRHLSPMYGSRVSIAPEREDHLVIDKPPHILHCGHVHTVGYATYRGVTVINSGTWQSQTEFQRRMNLKPDPAKAAIVDLATLNTNIISFQ from the coding sequence ATGCAAAATACTGATTATGCTTCATTCATTGTAGAGCAATTTGCAGAGGCCGGTTACCAGATAGACCCTGACGCCCTCACATTGCTTACGGAACAGGACACCAGTCCTTCACTTATCAGCCAGATACTTGATTCACTTGACGAGTCCACACTTGTGGTGGGCCCTGGCCAGATAGACCCGGCTTTTAATACCAGGACCACACCGCAGCCAGGGACCGAGTACCCCATGGTACCAAGGGACCCGGATTATGAAGATGAAGATGAATGGACTGGTGAACTGGACGTGATCTCAGATATTACTGAACAGTCAACATGTGTAGGTGAATACAGGGAATTCGTGGACTTTTTCAGGAACAGGTTCTCCAGGCTGGGGGATATGTTGAGGAACCGGGGTGTTGGTTTCAGGCCCATAGAAAGCCTGAACAGGCGCAAACTTGGCCTGGTGGAAGGCAGGGAGGAGGTTTCGGTTATAGGCATGGTTTCCGACCTGCGCATATCCAAGAACGGTCACAGGATGATAGAGATCGAGGATACTACAGCAAGCCTGCGCACAATGGTGCTGAAGAATAAACATGATATTTTTGAGCAGGGCCAAAAAGTGATGCTGGATGAAGTGATCGGTGTCACCGGCAACCTGAGTGATGATGGAAATCTGCTGTTCATAAATAGTATCATGTGGCCTGATATGCCACTCAGGACCAGTTCAGAACTGGGCGAGCGCAATGTGAGCGGCAAGGCTGTAATGATATCTGATGTGCATGTAGGTAGTGACACCTTCCTTGAAGACCAATGGCTGGGTTTTATCGACTGGCTGAATCACGGAGGGTCAGTGGCAGGCAACGGATCTGTGGACGTGAAGGATATCAGGTATCTTGTGGTGGCAGGTGACCTGGTGGACGGTATCGGAATATATCCGAACCAGGAGGAAGAACTGGCTATTACCGATGTCTATGAACAATATAAGGTAGCTGCGGATTACTTCAACCAGATACCCAAATACATCAAGGTGATCATATCCCCGGGCAACCACGATGCGGTCAGGCAGGCCGAACCCCAGCCCACATTTCCTGAAAAGATAAGGAAGATGTTCAGGCCGGACGTGGTGTTCGTGGGCAATCCGGCAGTGATATCCATGGATGGGGTACGAACCCTGGTCTATCACGGGCGCAGTATTGATGATATAGTGGCCAACATGCCTGGCATGAAATACGAAGATCCCACACGGCCCATGATCGAGATGTTGAGGCGCAGGCACCTGTCTCCCATGTACGGCAGCCGGGTATCTATTGCGCCTGAAAGAGAAGACCACCTGGTGATCGACAAGCCACCCCATATCCTGCACTGCGGCCATGTACATACAGTTGGATACGCTACTTACCGTGGCGTCACAGTGATAAACAGTGGTACTTGGCAGTCCCAGACAGAGTTCCAGAGACGTATGAACCTTAAGCCTGATCCAGCCAAGGCTGCCATCGTGGACCTGGCCACACTTAACACAAACATTATCTCATTTCAATAA
- a CDS encoding 4-demethylwyosine synthase TYW1, producing MSTSPKHQLLPMSTLPEHQLELFKKMGYHIVGSHGAVKPCLWSGRSIKGMGSCYKSQFYDIRSHRCIQMTPFLGCNQSCLHCWRPVEHPVDMPAEWDSPEEIVGGCIMEQRRLMSGYGGLDDADKVKWKESLEPKHAAISLAGEPTLYPFLPELVREFHKQGLTTFVVTNGTKPDVIEIIRPSQLYMSLDAPDKETYIRSCAPDHQDQWEHILESLEVLCHHPCRIAIRLTLTKGLNFKDVTGYARLIKLAEPDFVEVKAYMHLGYSRKRLKRDAMPGHEEILEFTSELGRELGYHMADHVELSRVALLSKNEKVTPVTL from the coding sequence ATGAGCACCTCACCCAAACATCAATTATTACCAATGAGCACCTTACCCGAACATCAATTGGAATTATTCAAAAAAATGGGATATCACATAGTAGGCAGTCATGGCGCTGTCAAACCCTGCCTCTGGTCTGGCAGGTCTATAAAGGGAATGGGCAGCTGCTATAAATCCCAGTTCTACGACATCCGGTCACACCGTTGTATCCAGATGACGCCTTTTTTAGGCTGCAACCAGTCGTGCCTCCATTGCTGGCGCCCGGTCGAACACCCGGTCGACATGCCTGCCGAGTGGGATTCTCCAGAGGAAATTGTGGGGGGTTGTATCATGGAGCAGCGCAGGTTGATGTCAGGGTACGGCGGCCTGGATGATGCTGACAAAGTAAAATGGAAGGAATCCCTGGAGCCCAAACATGCGGCCATATCATTGGCAGGGGAACCCACACTGTACCCGTTCCTGCCCGAACTGGTCCGGGAGTTCCACAAACAGGGACTTACCACCTTTGTGGTGACCAACGGTACAAAACCCGATGTTATTGAAATTATCAGGCCCTCACAACTGTACATGAGCCTGGACGCTCCGGATAAGGAGACTTACATTCGTTCCTGTGCTCCAGATCATCAGGATCAGTGGGAGCATATCCTGGAATCCCTGGAAGTGCTGTGCCACCATCCTTGCCGGATTGCCATCAGGCTAACTCTGACAAAAGGTTTGAATTTTAAAGATGTCACCGGGTATGCCCGGCTTATCAAACTTGCAGAACCCGACTTTGTGGAGGTAAAGGCATATATGCATCTGGGTTATTCCCGCAAACGACTTAAGCGGGATGCCATGCCCGGGCATGAAGAGATACTTGAGTTTACTTCAGAACTTGGCAGGGAGCTGGGTTATCATATGGCCGATCACGTTGAACTCAGCAGGGTGGCATTACTGTCAAAGAATGAAAAAGTGACTCCTGTAACCCTGTAG
- a CDS encoding beta-CASP ribonuclease aCPSF1 yields the protein MSVEQVLEELKAKISKKLPAGVTISLIEFEGPELVIYTPEPKKLADNGDVIRNLAKDLRKRLVVRPDPGVLADPDVVIETISKIVPEDAGITSHYFDPDTGEVIIEAEKPGIVIGRHGSTLREITKEIGWTPKVVRTPPIKSSTVKNIRQYNRDHKEERKALLKTIGRKIHREVSSKDKWVRVTALGGCREVGRSCFMLSTPETKVLIDCGVNVGSDDNGTPYLYIPEVTPISQIDAVVLTHAHLDHSGLIPLLYKYGYEGPVYCTPPTRDLMALLQLDFIDVAAKEGKTIPYESSMIRETLKHTITLNYGDVTDIAPDMKLTLHNAGHILGSSVVHFHVGDGLYNIAFSGDHKYEKTRLFDPAVNSFPRIETIITESTYGGSKDMQPNRREAENRLKEIVKETIARGGTVLIPAFAVGRSQEVMLVLEEIIRKGFIDDNIPVYLDGMIWEATAIHTTYPEYLNGELKNLIFHKGMNPFLADCFEQVDSVEKRTDILTNPRPGVILATSGMLNGGPIMEYLRAYGPDEKNALVFVGYQAEGTMGRRLQKGWSEVPVYNNGKTDIIKINLNVHTVDGFSGHSDRRQLMDYIKKMKPRPEHVLTEHGDEKCCLDLASSIYRKYRIETRAPMNLETIRLI from the coding sequence ATGTCGGTAGAACAGGTACTCGAAGAATTAAAAGCAAAGATATCAAAAAAATTACCAGCGGGAGTGACTATATCACTTATAGAGTTCGAGGGACCGGAACTTGTAATATATACCCCGGAACCGAAAAAACTTGCAGATAATGGTGATGTCATCCGTAATCTGGCAAAGGATCTCAGGAAGCGGTTAGTGGTCAGGCCTGATCCTGGAGTACTGGCAGATCCGGATGTTGTAATTGAAACGATCTCCAAGATCGTACCTGAAGATGCTGGTATTACAAGTCATTATTTTGACCCTGATACAGGTGAAGTGATAATCGAAGCCGAGAAGCCAGGTATCGTAATCGGCCGACATGGCAGCACTCTAAGGGAGATTACCAAGGAAATTGGCTGGACACCAAAGGTGGTAAGGACCCCGCCTATAAAATCATCCACTGTAAAGAATATCCGACAGTACAACAGGGACCACAAAGAAGAACGTAAAGCCCTGCTTAAAACCATTGGCAGGAAAATCCACAGGGAAGTATCATCCAAGGATAAATGGGTCAGGGTCACTGCATTGGGAGGCTGCCGGGAAGTAGGACGCAGTTGTTTCATGCTGTCAACCCCTGAGACCAAGGTACTCATTGACTGTGGAGTGAACGTAGGTTCCGATGATAACGGCACACCTTACCTGTACATACCAGAGGTAACGCCTATCAGCCAGATAGATGCAGTGGTGCTTACCCATGCCCACCTGGACCATTCGGGCCTGATACCCCTGCTGTACAAATACGGGTATGAGGGGCCAGTATACTGTACACCTCCAACCCGGGACCTGATGGCTCTCTTGCAGTTGGATTTCATTGATGTGGCTGCCAAGGAAGGCAAGACCATACCGTATGAATCCTCAATGATACGTGAGACCCTGAAACATACCATTACACTTAATTACGGTGACGTTACCGATATTGCTCCGGATATGAAGCTTACCCTGCACAATGCCGGCCATATCCTGGGTTCATCTGTGGTCCATTTCCATGTGGGCGACGGGCTGTATAATATTGCATTTAGCGGGGATCATAAATATGAGAAGACCCGCCTGTTCGACCCGGCAGTCAATTCATTTCCCAGGATTGAAACCATAATCACCGAGTCAACCTACGGCGGTTCTAAAGATATGCAGCCCAATAGAAGGGAGGCCGAGAACCGGTTAAAAGAAATAGTAAAAGAAACGATAGCCAGGGGCGGTACTGTCCTGATCCCGGCCTTTGCAGTGGGCAGGAGCCAGGAGGTCATGCTGGTGCTGGAGGAGATCATCCGTAAAGGTTTTATCGATGATAATATCCCGGTCTACCTGGATGGTATGATCTGGGAAGCCACGGCCATCCATACTACTTACCCCGAATACCTGAATGGAGAACTGAAAAACCTGATATTCCATAAAGGCATGAACCCGTTTTTGGCCGATTGTTTCGAACAGGTGGATTCTGTTGAGAAACGAACAGATATCCTGACCAACCCCAGACCTGGTGTCATACTGGCAACCTCTGGTATGCTAAACGGCGGCCCAATCATGGAATACCTGAGGGCATACGGCCCTGACGAAAAGAACGCACTGGTATTTGTGGGATACCAGGCAGAAGGAACTATGGGCCGGAGGTTGCAGAAAGGCTGGAGTGAAGTTCCCGTCTATAATAACGGCAAGACTGATATTATCAAGATCAACCTGAATGTGCACACAGTGGATGGATTCTCGGGACACTCTGACCGCAGGCAACTGATGGATTATATCAAGAAGATGAAACCCAGGCCCGAACATGTCCTTACGGAACATGGTGATGAGAAGTGTTGTCTGGACCTGGCCAGTTCGATATACAGAAAATACCGTATCGAAACCAGGGCACCAATGAACCTGGAAACTATCAGGCTGATCTGA
- the psmB gene encoding archaeal proteasome endopeptidase complex subunit beta, giving the protein MVNDNELKGTTTIGLVCSEGVVLGTESRATMGHFIASKDAKKIYQIDDLVGMTTAGSVGDAQRLVKTMQVESKLYKMRRQDNMTIRGITSLLSNILAGNRYFPLMVQLVVGGVDKNGPGLYSLDALGGQIEENKAVATGSGSPFAYGILEDRYEENMPIDDGVKLAIRALHNVMKRDSASGNGIKVTKITSEGYFEIEDSVIQETRDAFLDAL; this is encoded by the coding sequence ATGGTTAATGATAACGAACTTAAAGGTACAACAACTATTGGACTAGTCTGCAGTGAAGGCGTGGTACTGGGCACAGAGAGCCGGGCTACTATGGGTCATTTCATCGCAAGTAAAGATGCAAAGAAAATATACCAGATAGATGACCTTGTGGGAATGACCACAGCCGGTTCAGTGGGAGATGCACAAAGGCTTGTAAAAACAATGCAGGTCGAATCAAAATTATATAAAATGCGCAGACAGGATAACATGACCATCAGAGGTATCACCAGTCTGTTGTCCAACATCCTTGCAGGAAACAGGTATTTTCCATTAATGGTCCAGCTTGTTGTAGGTGGAGTGGACAAGAACGGCCCGGGCCTCTATTCACTTGATGCCCTCGGAGGCCAGATTGAAGAGAACAAAGCCGTAGCCACAGGTTCAGGATCTCCATTTGCCTACGGAATACTTGAGGATAGATACGAAGAGAATATGCCTATTGATGATGGTGTAAAGCTTGCAATCAGGGCACTACATAACGTTATGAAACGAGATTCTGCTTCCGGGAACGGTATTAAGGTTACCAAGATCACATCGGAAGGGTATTTCGAGATAGAGGATTCTGTTATACAAGAAACACGTGATGCTTTCCTTGATGCTTTATAA
- a CDS encoding class I SAM-dependent methyltransferase, whose protein sequence is MLIHQVLGLDNDENLFLPEESYSNLNDLYRTLGFMEQMVQSQGIDGEVRAVQDDRDIICLAINNPATGEYPSFWAVFTNVVARSGIQSAAVERFGGLASVLLQAADDVNLIDVPARELIGALQEYFSIALVERQLCDGCVKPTETYDMVYLDIRVQRLDELFRKLGDEFDASGMVLEICCGNGMATLSLEKLGIFPLTTDYDRCQVCQGLEHGVLKPRRTIVMDATRLTDFFEGASFDAVIGFMLGTIYSFNKDIWAAMMYESLKVVKPGGTLLFTVNKREEMDILESVLDGLGAVGEIIDNTDENGIYDQWVYLGHKG, encoded by the coding sequence ATGCTGATTCACCAGGTTCTGGGCCTGGATAATGATGAGAACCTGTTCCTGCCTGAAGAAAGTTACAGTAACCTGAACGACCTCTACCGGACCCTGGGGTTCATGGAACAGATGGTACAGTCCCAGGGGATTGACGGTGAGGTCAGGGCCGTGCAGGATGATAGGGATATCATCTGTCTGGCAATAAATAACCCGGCTACAGGGGAATATCCTTCGTTTTGGGCAGTGTTCACCAATGTGGTGGCCCGGTCCGGTATCCAGTCGGCGGCTGTGGAACGATTTGGCGGTCTGGCCTCTGTTCTATTACAGGCTGCTGATGACGTGAACTTGATCGATGTACCGGCCAGGGAATTGATAGGTGCATTACAGGAATATTTTTCCATTGCCCTGGTCGAGAGACAGTTATGTGATGGCTGCGTTAAGCCTACTGAAACCTATGACATGGTGTACCTGGATATCAGGGTCCAACGGTTGGATGAGCTGTTCAGGAAACTTGGTGATGAGTTCGATGCATCCGGCATGGTACTGGAAATTTGCTGCGGCAACGGTATGGCGACGCTGTCGTTGGAAAAGCTGGGCATATTCCCGCTGACAACTGATTATGACCGCTGCCAGGTGTGCCAAGGACTGGAACATGGTGTGCTGAAGCCCAGGCGGACTATTGTGATGGATGCCACGAGGCTGACTGATTTCTTTGAGGGGGCCTCATTTGATGCTGTTATTGGTTTCATGCTTGGTACTATTTATAGTTTTAACAAGGATATCTGGGCCGCAATGATGTATGAATCCCTGAAGGTAGTTAAGCCGGGAGGGACGCTGCTGTTCACAGTTAATAAGCGTGAAGAGATGGATATCCTGGAAAGTGTACTGGACGGTCTGGGTGCGGTAGGTGAGATCATTGATAATACTGATGAGAACGGGATATATGACCAGTGGGTGTACCTGGGGCACAAGGGGTAG
- a CDS encoding DUF2150 family protein — MAKKKSKGKTKKEPAASPKSKTVFPFYSEDRWNNWIEQVKESGFELNEDEDPGDSGKIFVNMEDDIILACLKVIAKYQNNELTGDGAFDALDEVKNIVLNPMDSISEPIDLMLDSLQTSLIGVFASCECYIDGAYDKSADLTPIIKSALEAEEADDPGTAIGYVATIGASVIAGAEIPEDTLSDMPYGLVAEWIDGIDSISAAMMGDDSYKFDEADE; from the coding sequence ATGGCTAAGAAAAAGTCAAAAGGAAAAACAAAGAAAGAACCAGCAGCAAGCCCCAAATCTAAAACCGTATTTCCATTCTATTCAGAAGACCGATGGAACAACTGGATAGAGCAGGTCAAAGAGAGTGGTTTTGAACTCAATGAAGACGAAGACCCGGGTGATTCTGGCAAGATATTTGTCAATATGGAAGATGACATAATCCTTGCATGTTTAAAGGTCATTGCTAAATACCAAAATAATGAGTTGACGGGTGACGGGGCCTTCGATGCCCTGGATGAGGTTAAGAACATTGTATTGAACCCAATGGATTCGATCAGTGAGCCTATTGACCTTATGCTCGATTCATTGCAGACCTCATTGATCGGTGTTTTTGCTTCCTGCGAGTGTTATATCGATGGTGCTTATGACAAGTCGGCTGATCTTACCCCGATCATAAAAAGTGCATTGGAAGCAGAGGAGGCAGATGACCCGGGAACTGCTATTGGTTATGTTGCCACAATCGGGGCAAGTGTGATCGCAGGGGCCGAAATCCCTGAGGATACTTTATCAGATATGCCTTACGGCCTGGTCGCCGAATGGATCGACGGTATAGATTCCATATCAGCCGCCATGATGGGTGATGACAGTTATAAGTTCGATGAGGCTGATGAATAA
- a CDS encoding rhomboid family intramembrane serine protease, protein MADICSICGKKEMLPYKCKYCGWTYCSEHRLPENHNCPGLEKLKTQVRESGRIMYQPEPETTKKRTIGLPRLGHRGRSPYAIPISRNYSLYIIMACVAAFFLQNLIPAFTGLFLLVPELAAVRPWTVFTYMFLHGSGGHLFFNMLVLFFFGPTLERKIGSHKFLIVYFGAGLLSALGHMLFSGSPVVGASGAIYGIFACLALLDPDIRVYVYFFPMKITQALILFALVDILMMGSNDMIAHAAHLSGLMFGLYMGFKIKKEMKQSVW, encoded by the coding sequence ATGGCAGATATATGCAGCATATGCGGTAAAAAGGAGATGTTGCCCTATAAATGCAAGTACTGCGGCTGGACATACTGCTCTGAACACCGCCTGCCAGAGAACCACAACTGCCCCGGGCTGGAAAAACTCAAGACACAGGTAAGGGAAAGCGGCAGGATCATGTACCAGCCCGAACCGGAAACCACAAAGAAACGCACAATCGGTTTACCAAGACTGGGGCATAGGGGGAGGTCACCGTATGCTATCCCAATATCAAGGAATTATTCCCTGTATATCATAATGGCATGTGTGGCGGCATTTTTTTTGCAGAATTTAATCCCGGCATTTACGGGTCTGTTCCTGCTGGTACCCGAATTGGCTGCAGTTCGCCCCTGGACCGTTTTCACGTATATGTTTCTGCATGGAAGTGGCGGTCACCTGTTCTTCAACATGCTGGTACTGTTCTTCTTCGGTCCCACCCTTGAGAGGAAGATAGGAAGTCACAAGTTCCTTATCGTGTATTTCGGGGCCGGATTATTATCTGCTCTGGGACATATGCTATTTTCAGGCTCACCAGTAGTAGGTGCCAGCGGGGCCATATACGGTATATTTGCCTGTCTTGCACTGCTGGATCCGGATATACGAGTTTATGTATATTTCTTCCCTATGAAAATCACACAGGCACTGATACTGTTTGCCCTCGTAGATATACTTATGATGGGGTCCAATGATATGATAGCCCATGCAGCACACCTGTCCGGACTGATGTTCGGACTGTATATGGGTTTTAAAATAAAGAAAGAAATGAAACAGTCAGTATGGTGA
- a CDS encoding cell division protein FtsJ, whose amino-acid sequence MRLDAFLVEQEKVASRGRAQRAITNGLVRVDGKIILKASRQVGYENEIEVKENIDVPAGYMKLKNIQDRTGMIHPGDVILDLGSSAGGFLMFASGIAEHVKGIEYSEEFMPQLNSIARSHDNITVVKDDVFTMPLSSMSHKPVNVIFNDITVEPLDSIKVLARVLPLLKSGGRVLQVLKLPDRSVLNECTNRLKELGLTTQHILEPEKREVYVIAVRNKKSEAKE is encoded by the coding sequence ATGAGACTGGACGCATTTTTAGTAGAACAGGAAAAAGTAGCCAGCCGGGGCAGGGCCCAGCGTGCAATTACCAATGGTCTGGTAAGGGTTGATGGGAAAATAATCCTCAAAGCGTCCAGACAAGTTGGATATGAAAATGAGATCGAGGTGAAAGAGAATATTGACGTGCCGGCAGGATACATGAAACTCAAAAATATCCAGGACCGCACCGGCATGATCCACCCCGGAGATGTTATACTGGACCTGGGTTCCAGTGCAGGCGGTTTTCTCATGTTTGCATCAGGGATTGCTGAGCATGTAAAGGGCATCGAGTACAGCGAAGAGTTCATGCCGCAACTTAATAGTATCGCCAGGTCCCATGACAATATTACCGTTGTAAAGGATGATGTATTTACCATGCCCCTGTCATCAATGTCGCATAAACCAGTTAATGTAATCTTCAACGATATTACTGTCGAGCCACTTGATTCCATCAAAGTACTGGCAAGGGTCTTACCACTACTGAAATCAGGCGGTCGTGTGCTGCAGGTCTTAAAACTTCCTGACAGATCGGTCCTTAATGAGTGTACTAACAGGCTAAAGGAACTGGGATTGACGACCCAGCATATATTAGAGCCTGAAAAGAGAGAAGTTTATGTTATAGCAGTACGAAATAAAAAGAGCGAGGCGAAAGAGTAA
- the mer gene encoding 5,10-methylenetetrahydromethanopterin reductase has translation MYGIEFVPSDPVLKLAEYTKLAEDQGFDNVWITDHYNNRDVYTTLAVLALSTNKIKLGTGVTNPYTRNIAMTASSIAAINDISGGRAIMGIGPGDLATFDAMGIAWEKPLKTSRESVQALRDFFSGKKVNIDGERVKIKGAKMAFKAGNIPIYLGAQGPKMLELAGEVADGVLINASHPKDFEIAIKAIEAGAKKVGRDPKEVDVGAYACFSIDKNAEKAVGAAKIVVAFIVSGSPDTVLERHGIDVAAKGEIGAAIAKGDFGALMGGLVTDTMMDSFSICGTPETCAEKVANLQKIGVTQIVCGSPIGPNKEKSIKLFGKEIIGGK, from the coding sequence ATGTATGGAATAGAATTTGTACCAAGTGACCCCGTTCTGAAGTTGGCTGAATATACGAAGTTAGCAGAAGATCAGGGATTTGACAATGTGTGGATTACAGACCATTACAACAACAGGGATGTTTATACTACCCTGGCTGTACTGGCCTTGAGTACCAACAAGATTAAACTGGGAACGGGAGTAACCAACCCGTACACAAGAAATATTGCAATGACAGCATCCAGTATTGCTGCGATAAATGATATTTCCGGTGGCAGGGCTATAATGGGAATCGGTCCCGGCGACCTGGCCACATTTGATGCAATGGGCATTGCATGGGAAAAGCCGTTAAAGACATCTAGAGAATCAGTCCAGGCTCTCAGGGATTTCTTTTCAGGCAAAAAGGTAAATATCGACGGCGAGAGGGTCAAGATCAAAGGTGCCAAGATGGCTTTCAAGGCAGGCAACATCCCTATTTACCTGGGTGCACAGGGTCCGAAGATGCTGGAACTTGCAGGTGAAGTAGCAGACGGTGTGCTGATCAACGCTTCTCATCCCAAGGACTTCGAAATTGCTATCAAAGCAATAGAAGCCGGTGCCAAGAAGGTAGGCAGGGATCCAAAAGAAGTAGATGTAGGCGCATATGCATGCTTCTCCATTGACAAGAATGCAGAAAAGGCCGTTGGTGCAGCTAAGATCGTGGTTGCATTCATTGTTTCAGGTTCACCTGATACTGTGCTTGAACGCCATGGTATTGATGTTGCAGCAAAAGGAGAAATTGGTGCAGCTATTGCAAAAGGAGACTTTGGTGCACTGATGGGCGGTTTAGTGACAGACACTATGATGGATTCATTCAGCATCTGCGGAACACCTGAAACATGCGCTGAGAAAGTTGCCAATCTCCAGAAGATCGGTGTGACCCAGATCGTATGCGGTTCACCAATCGGTCCGAATAAGGAGAAATCGATCAAACTCTTCGGTAAGGAAATAATCGGAGGCAAGTAG
- a CDS encoding F420H2 dehydrogenase (similar to beta subunit of F420-reducing dehydrogenases; part of complex I; functions during electron transport; electron transport in archaea utilizes reoxidation of reduced coenzyme F420 coupled with the transport of protons across the cytoplasmic membrane and the hydrophobic electron acceptor methanophenazine; contains Fe-S centers and uses FAD): MSAEIPAPQMGFPKIYQVIKNSLCTACGGCEAICPMQAAKVQLYDEANYDKFTPTVDEPTVVKLFSEISREDNYCANRQCYVDCDTCLACQNCLACQRICPILDGFPGDDELDNVIDQRIGKSSIHGQDGGAVTGILKSLFEQGEIDAALSVSRNEDWETEVVVLTSAEQVASAAGTKYTYEPVLSSLREVLKNYEKIAVVGTPCQAHAASLLRENLTDKIKLVIGLICMESFTYDDMGENIIPNIMGLDRKTVKKLDFAKGKFVAETADDKALVPIKEIAHLARKPCHHCMDYTSYYADISVGSIGSPDGWSTIFIRNNIGKEYLDKVKGIEYHDKPIFMDIVVKLAAQKHKNNAWDYEKFNEVVWAGGEWTPEEHST; this comes from the coding sequence GTGAGCGCTGAGATCCCCGCACCACAAATGGGGTTCCCGAAGATATACCAGGTAATAAAAAATTCACTGTGTACTGCATGCGGCGGATGCGAAGCCATCTGCCCTATGCAGGCAGCCAAGGTACAGTTGTACGATGAAGCGAACTATGATAAGTTCACTCCTACCGTAGATGAACCTACTGTGGTCAAACTCTTCAGTGAGATCAGCAGGGAAGACAATTATTGTGCCAACAGGCAATGTTATGTGGACTGTGACACATGTCTGGCCTGCCAGAACTGTCTGGCCTGTCAGCGTATCTGTCCAATCCTTGATGGCTTCCCTGGTGATGATGAATTAGATAATGTCATCGACCAGCGGATTGGCAAGAGTTCCATACACGGCCAGGATGGTGGAGCTGTTACCGGTATCCTGAAATCACTCTTTGAACAGGGTGAGATCGATGCTGCCCTTAGTGTTTCACGGAATGAAGATTGGGAGACCGAGGTAGTGGTGCTGACCAGTGCCGAACAGGTGGCAAGTGCAGCCGGTACCAAATATACCTATGAACCTGTATTATCCAGTCTGCGTGAAGTACTTAAGAACTATGAAAAGATCGCTGTGGTTGGCACTCCCTGTCAGGCACATGCAGCTTCACTGCTTCGGGAGAACCTTACAGATAAGATCAAGCTGGTTATTGGCTTGATATGTATGGAGAGCTTTACCTATGATGATATGGGAGAGAATATCATACCCAACATTATGGGTCTGGATCGGAAAACTGTAAAGAAACTTGACTTTGCAAAAGGCAAGTTCGTAGCAGAGACCGCTGACGATAAAGCGTTGGTCCCGATTAAGGAAATTGCTCATCTGGCCCGAAAACCCTGCCATCACTGTATGGATTACACGTCCTATTATGCCGATATCAGTGTAGGTAGTATTGGCAGCCCGGATGGATGGAGTACCATCTTTATCCGCAATAATATAGGCAAGGAATACCTGGATAAAGTCAAGGGAATAGAATACCACGACAAACCCATCTTTATGGATATCGTCGTGAAACTTGCAGCCCAAAAACACAAGAATAATGCATGGGACTATGAAAAGTTCAATGAGGTAGTCTGGGCTGGCGGAGAATGGACTCCAGAAGAGCATTCTACATAG